The Colias croceus chromosome 11, ilColCroc2.1 genome has a segment encoding these proteins:
- the LOC123695315 gene encoding sodium-independent sulfate anion transporter isoform X2, with protein MIPRRKHNASSGSLPPPDDKHASNDYILSDSGAGEGWRSHIKRRLNRKTLHKRIPITAWLPQYNLEKAIGDLIAGITVGLTVIPQSLAYSNIAGLPPQYGLYGSFLGCFIYIFLGGCRAVPAGPTAIASLLTWQVAGGVIEKAILLNFLTGLIELLMGVLGLGFLINFVSGPVSSGFTSAVALMIATSQVKDLFAINVKGTTFLQQWISVFKNIHSASLWDPILGFSCIALLLSMRKIGMIKLGEKSSDGPSTRQKVLTKCMWLLGTCRNAIVVVLTGVLGFWFVTAKGGSPFRLMGAIPSGVPTPMVPPFSYVKSDNTTVDFVDMVSEMGSGLLVIPLIVLLEDIAICKAFSGGKTIDATQEMIALGLMNVGNSFMQAYPGGGSLARSVVSNGSGVKTTFNGLYTGLMVIFALQFFTQYFEFIPKAALAAVIISAILFMVEYDVVKPMWRAKKLDLIPGLTTFVLCLALPIEMGILTGVVVNIVFILYHAARPKFSVEMLKTDQGVEYLMITPDRCLMFPSVDYVRRLVTKCATGNSVPVVIECTHIYSADYTAAKSIEQLTADFHARQQPLYFYNVKPSVCSIFEAVAKPEHFVVFYEDDELDRLFTADDRIAPTKPTLPLNA; from the exons tGTCAGACAGCGGAGCGGGTGAAGGTTGGCGGTCACACATAAAGCGACGGCTCAACCGCAAGACGCTCCACAAGAGAATACCGATCACCGCCTGGTTACCTCA GTACAATTTGGAAAAAGCGATAGGCGATCTCATAGCTGGTATCACAGTGGGTTTGACAGTAATCCCGCAGTCTCTTGCCTACTCGAACATCGCTGGCTTGCCTCCACAATATGGTCTATACGGTTCATTCTTGGGTTGCTTTATCTACATCTTCTTGGGCGGATGCCGAGCTGTTCCCGCCGGACCCACCGCTATCGCCTCTCTTCTAACATGGCAAGTCGCTGGAGGCGTCATAGAAAAAGCAATCCTACTGAATTTCCTCACTGGACTGATTGAACTACTGATGGGAGTGCTTGGACTTGGATTCCTGATCAATTTCGTATCAGGCCCTGTGTCTTCTGGATTTACATCTGCAGTTGCATTGATGATTGCCACGTCGCAAGTTAAAGACTTGTTCGCTATAAACGTGAAGGGTACGACGTTCTTGCAACAATGGATATCAGTATTCAAGAATATTCACAGTGCGTCCTTATGGGATCCAATTCTTGGATTCAGTTGCATTGCACTTCTACTGTCTATGAGG AAAATTGGTATGATTAAACTTGGAGAGAAGTCTTCAGATGGACCCAGCACTCGGCAGAAAGTGTTGACTAAATGTATGTGGTTACTCGGAACCTGCCGTAACGCCATAGTAGTGGTCCTCACTGGAGTCCTCGGCTTCTGGTTCGTTACTGCAAAGGGTGGCTCACCTTTCCGACTTATGG GTGCCATACCCTCTGGAGTCCCAACGCCGATGGTACCACCATTCAGCTACGTGAAATCAGATAACACCACGGTAGATTTCGTCGATATGGTCTCGGAAATGGGATCGGGTTTACTGGTGATCCCTTTGATAGTGCTGCTTGAAGACATTGCGATTTGCAAGGCGTTTTCTGGCGGGAAAACGATTGATGCGACTCAGGAGATGATCGCTCTTGGACTGATGAATGTCGGCAACTCGTTCATGCAGGCGTATCCCGGAGGAGGGTCGCTTGCACGTTCTGTAGTTTCCAACGGATCGGGAGTGAAGACTACGTTCAACGGACTTTACACTG gTCTGATGGTGATCTTCGCCTTGCAGTTCTTCACGCAGTACTTCGAATTCATTCCAAAGGCGGCATTGGCTGCTGTCATCATCTCTGCTATCTTGTTTATGGTAGAATATGATGTCGTCAAGCCAATGTGGCGAGCCAAAA AATTGGACCTCATTCCTGGACTAACGACCTTCGTCCTCTGCTTGGCTTTACCGATAGAGATGGGCATCCTCACCGGAGTTGTTGTCAACATTGTGTTTATCCTGTACCACGCTGCTAGACCCAAATTCTCCGTGGAAATGTTAAAA ACTGACCAAGGCGTGGAATACCTAATGATAACACCAGACCGTTGTCTCATGTTCCCGTCAGTGGACTACGTACGACGTCTCGTCACCAAGTGCGCGACCGGCAACTCTGTGCCCGTCGTCATTGAGTGCACTCACATATACAGCGCTGATTACACAGCCGCCAAGAGCATTGAACAACTAACAGCTGACTTCCACGCGAGACAACAGCCCCTATACTTCTATAATGTAAAACCTTCCGTCTGCTCAATCTTCGAAGCCGTCGCTAAGCCGGAACACTTCGTCGTCTTCTATGAAGATGACGAACTTGACCGACTCTTTACAGCGGACGACAGGATCGCCCCAACCAAACCCACCCTCCCCTTGAATGCTTAG
- the LOC123695315 gene encoding sodium-independent sulfate anion transporter isoform X1 encodes MIPRRKHNASSGSLPPPDDKHASNDYILSDSGAGEGWRSHIKRRLNRKTLHKRIPITAWLPQYNLEKAIGDLIAGITVGLTVIPQSLAYSNIAGLPPQYGLYGSFLGCFIYIFLGGCRAVPAGPTAIASLLTWQVAGGVIEKAILLNFLTGLIELLMGVLGLGFLINFVSGPVSSGFTSAVALMIATSQVKDLFAINVKGTTFLQQWISVFKNIHSASLWDPILGFSCIALLLSMRKIGMIKLGEKSSDGPSTRQKVLTKCMWLLGTCRNAIVVVLTGVLGFWFVTAKGGSPFRLMGEGVPGGAIPSGVPTPMVPPFSYVKSDNTTVDFVDMVSEMGSGLLVIPLIVLLEDIAICKAFSGGKTIDATQEMIALGLMNVGNSFMQAYPGGGSLARSVVSNGSGVKTTFNGLYTGLMVIFALQFFTQYFEFIPKAALAAVIISAILFMVEYDVVKPMWRAKKLDLIPGLTTFVLCLALPIEMGILTGVVVNIVFILYHAARPKFSVEMLKTDQGVEYLMITPDRCLMFPSVDYVRRLVTKCATGNSVPVVIECTHIYSADYTAAKSIEQLTADFHARQQPLYFYNVKPSVCSIFEAVAKPEHFVVFYEDDELDRLFTADDRIAPTKPTLPLNA; translated from the exons tGTCAGACAGCGGAGCGGGTGAAGGTTGGCGGTCACACATAAAGCGACGGCTCAACCGCAAGACGCTCCACAAGAGAATACCGATCACCGCCTGGTTACCTCA GTACAATTTGGAAAAAGCGATAGGCGATCTCATAGCTGGTATCACAGTGGGTTTGACAGTAATCCCGCAGTCTCTTGCCTACTCGAACATCGCTGGCTTGCCTCCACAATATGGTCTATACGGTTCATTCTTGGGTTGCTTTATCTACATCTTCTTGGGCGGATGCCGAGCTGTTCCCGCCGGACCCACCGCTATCGCCTCTCTTCTAACATGGCAAGTCGCTGGAGGCGTCATAGAAAAAGCAATCCTACTGAATTTCCTCACTGGACTGATTGAACTACTGATGGGAGTGCTTGGACTTGGATTCCTGATCAATTTCGTATCAGGCCCTGTGTCTTCTGGATTTACATCTGCAGTTGCATTGATGATTGCCACGTCGCAAGTTAAAGACTTGTTCGCTATAAACGTGAAGGGTACGACGTTCTTGCAACAATGGATATCAGTATTCAAGAATATTCACAGTGCGTCCTTATGGGATCCAATTCTTGGATTCAGTTGCATTGCACTTCTACTGTCTATGAGG AAAATTGGTATGATTAAACTTGGAGAGAAGTCTTCAGATGGACCCAGCACTCGGCAGAAAGTGTTGACTAAATGTATGTGGTTACTCGGAACCTGCCGTAACGCCATAGTAGTGGTCCTCACTGGAGTCCTCGGCTTCTGGTTCGTTACTGCAAAGGGTGGCTCACCTTTCCGACTTATGG GTGAAGGTGTACCGGGCG GTGCCATACCCTCTGGAGTCCCAACGCCGATGGTACCACCATTCAGCTACGTGAAATCAGATAACACCACGGTAGATTTCGTCGATATGGTCTCGGAAATGGGATCGGGTTTACTGGTGATCCCTTTGATAGTGCTGCTTGAAGACATTGCGATTTGCAAGGCGTTTTCTGGCGGGAAAACGATTGATGCGACTCAGGAGATGATCGCTCTTGGACTGATGAATGTCGGCAACTCGTTCATGCAGGCGTATCCCGGAGGAGGGTCGCTTGCACGTTCTGTAGTTTCCAACGGATCGGGAGTGAAGACTACGTTCAACGGACTTTACACTG gTCTGATGGTGATCTTCGCCTTGCAGTTCTTCACGCAGTACTTCGAATTCATTCCAAAGGCGGCATTGGCTGCTGTCATCATCTCTGCTATCTTGTTTATGGTAGAATATGATGTCGTCAAGCCAATGTGGCGAGCCAAAA AATTGGACCTCATTCCTGGACTAACGACCTTCGTCCTCTGCTTGGCTTTACCGATAGAGATGGGCATCCTCACCGGAGTTGTTGTCAACATTGTGTTTATCCTGTACCACGCTGCTAGACCCAAATTCTCCGTGGAAATGTTAAAA ACTGACCAAGGCGTGGAATACCTAATGATAACACCAGACCGTTGTCTCATGTTCCCGTCAGTGGACTACGTACGACGTCTCGTCACCAAGTGCGCGACCGGCAACTCTGTGCCCGTCGTCATTGAGTGCACTCACATATACAGCGCTGATTACACAGCCGCCAAGAGCATTGAACAACTAACAGCTGACTTCCACGCGAGACAACAGCCCCTATACTTCTATAATGTAAAACCTTCCGTCTGCTCAATCTTCGAAGCCGTCGCTAAGCCGGAACACTTCGTCGTCTTCTATGAAGATGACGAACTTGACCGACTCTTTACAGCGGACGACAGGATCGCCCCAACCAAACCCACCCTCCCCTTGAATGCTTAG